In a single window of the Verrucomicrobiia bacterium genome:
- a CDS encoding hsp70 family protein: MAFAVLGAGEAARVEDFAIPQLVGPGEVAERGLLPSCLYLPAGPELPDESIRLPWGNPRREVIGELARWQGTRVPGRLVASAKSWLCHPAVDRTAAILPWGAAADVSKLSPVEASARLLGHLGAGWEAAHPEAPLGRQDVVLTVPASFDEAARALTVAAARQAGLERLTLVEEPQAAFGHFAGRHRGRMAGILEGVRLVLVVDVGGGTTDFTLVQVAWPVGEGEPGLRRVAVGDHLMLGGDNMDAALGRHVEARLTAGGRALSAGQWGQLVQASRAAKEALLGEGAAGSQRVAVAGEGSRLVGGTLATEVRRDEVEGLLLDGFFPHCRPGEGLAPGPRMGLREVGLPYAREAGITRHLAAFLAAHAGDGWRALGEPAAGAGRADGTLPRPDAILLNGGVFRSARMAARLVEVVSSWWPEAPPIRLLEHDSLDAAVARGAVRHGLARRGWGPRIGGGTAHAFFVGLGTGGEGPPEALCVIPRGQEEGTVVDLGERVFQLTLGRPVRFPLFTSTSEGAEAAGTVVPVGEALRSLPPIHTLIESRQGRTGRVPVHLQAGLTEIGTLELWCVAEEGGERWRLEFEVRSGAAPEEGTAIESVPVRLAEAREEIDRVFGAGGKGRGRGDGGAAAVPAKALWGALERRLGPRAEWRLPALRELWGALHAGAGRRRRSADHERTYWQLLGYALRPGFGYPLDEWRCEQSARLFAEGVQAGGEKAVWIEWWVMWRRLAAGLSTERQLEIWAGLKPHLAYRLSARVRKQVARPKGPQPEGLHEMVRLAAALEQLPAEEKAECGGWVAAHLDEPAGAGGPWAWVLGRLGARMPVRGSVHRVVPPEIAVEWILRLIDGRERPVEGALFAAVQLARRTGDRARDVDDGIRARVLALLEANQAPPSWRRLVAEVAELERADAARALGDTLPLGLEA, from the coding sequence ATGGCGTTTGCCGTTCTCGGGGCCGGGGAGGCGGCGCGGGTCGAGGACTTCGCCATTCCGCAACTGGTCGGTCCGGGGGAGGTGGCGGAGCGGGGGTTGCTGCCGTCGTGCCTGTACCTGCCCGCCGGGCCGGAACTGCCGGATGAGTCGATCCGTCTGCCTTGGGGCAATCCGCGGCGGGAGGTGATCGGGGAGTTGGCGCGGTGGCAGGGGACACGGGTGCCTGGACGGCTGGTGGCGTCGGCCAAGAGCTGGTTGTGTCATCCGGCGGTGGACCGGACGGCGGCGATTCTGCCGTGGGGGGCGGCGGCGGACGTTTCGAAGCTCTCGCCGGTGGAGGCTTCGGCGCGGTTGCTGGGTCACCTGGGGGCGGGCTGGGAGGCGGCGCATCCGGAGGCGCCGTTGGGGCGGCAGGATGTGGTACTGACCGTGCCGGCGTCGTTCGACGAGGCGGCGCGGGCGCTGACGGTGGCGGCGGCGCGGCAGGCCGGGTTGGAGCGGTTGACCCTGGTCGAGGAACCGCAGGCGGCCTTCGGGCATTTCGCGGGGCGGCATCGGGGCCGGATGGCGGGGATACTGGAGGGGGTGCGCCTGGTGCTGGTGGTGGATGTGGGCGGGGGCACGACGGACTTCACGCTGGTCCAGGTGGCCTGGCCGGTCGGAGAGGGGGAACCGGGACTGCGCCGGGTGGCGGTGGGGGACCACCTGATGCTGGGTGGGGACAACATGGACGCCGCGCTGGGAAGGCATGTGGAGGCGCGGTTGACGGCCGGAGGGCGGGCGTTGAGCGCGGGGCAGTGGGGTCAGTTGGTGCAGGCCTCGCGGGCGGCCAAGGAGGCGTTGCTGGGGGAAGGGGCCGCCGGGAGCCAGCGGGTCGCGGTGGCGGGCGAGGGCAGCCGGTTGGTGGGAGGCACCCTGGCGACCGAGGTCCGACGGGACGAGGTGGAGGGGCTGTTGCTGGACGGTTTCTTTCCGCATTGCCGGCCGGGGGAAGGGTTGGCGCCGGGGCCGCGGATGGGGTTGCGGGAAGTGGGGCTGCCGTATGCCCGGGAGGCCGGCATCACGCGGCACCTGGCGGCGTTTCTGGCAGCGCACGCCGGGGACGGGTGGCGGGCGTTGGGGGAGCCGGCCGCTGGGGCGGGAAGAGCCGATGGGACGCTGCCGCGCCCGGATGCAATCCTGTTGAACGGGGGTGTCTTCCGGTCGGCCCGGATGGCGGCGCGACTGGTGGAGGTGGTGTCCTCGTGGTGGCCCGAGGCGCCTCCGATCCGGTTGCTGGAACACGATTCGCTGGATGCGGCGGTGGCGCGGGGAGCGGTGCGGCACGGGCTGGCGCGGCGCGGTTGGGGACCGCGAATCGGGGGCGGGACGGCGCATGCGTTTTTTGTGGGATTGGGAACCGGGGGGGAAGGGCCGCCCGAGGCGTTGTGCGTGATTCCGCGGGGACAGGAGGAAGGGACCGTGGTGGACCTGGGGGAGCGGGTCTTCCAGTTGACCCTGGGGCGGCCGGTACGATTTCCGCTGTTCACCTCGACTTCGGAAGGGGCGGAGGCGGCGGGAACGGTGGTGCCGGTGGGGGAGGCGTTGAGGTCGTTGCCGCCGATTCACACGTTGATCGAGAGCCGGCAGGGGCGGACGGGCCGGGTGCCGGTGCATTTGCAGGCTGGGTTGACGGAGATCGGGACGCTGGAGTTGTGGTGTGTGGCGGAGGAGGGCGGCGAGCGGTGGCGGCTCGAATTCGAGGTGCGCAGCGGGGCGGCGCCGGAGGAAGGGACGGCGATCGAGTCGGTGCCGGTCCGGCTGGCAGAGGCGCGGGAAGAGATCGACAGGGTGTTTGGGGCAGGAGGGAAAGGGCGCGGAAGGGGGGACGGAGGGGCTGCAGCGGTGCCGGCGAAAGCGTTGTGGGGCGCACTTGAGAGGCGGTTGGGACCGCGCGCGGAGTGGCGGTTGCCGGCGCTTCGGGAGTTGTGGGGGGCGCTGCACGCGGGGGCCGGGCGGCGGAGGCGGAGCGCGGATCACGAGCGGACGTATTGGCAGTTGCTGGGATACGCCCTGCGGCCGGGATTCGGGTATCCGCTGGACGAGTGGCGTTGCGAGCAGTCGGCGCGGCTGTTCGCGGAAGGCGTGCAGGCCGGTGGCGAAAAGGCGGTCTGGATCGAGTGGTGGGTGATGTGGCGTCGGCTGGCGGCGGGATTGAGCACGGAGCGGCAGTTGGAGATCTGGGCGGGGTTGAAGCCGCACCTTGCCTACCGGCTCTCGGCACGGGTTCGCAAGCAGGTGGCGCGACCGAAGGGCCCGCAGCCCGAGGGGCTCCATGAGATGGTCCGGCTGGCGGCGGCGCTCGAGCAGTTGCCCGCGGAGGAGAAGGCCGAGTGCGGCGGTTGGGTGGCGGCCCACCTCGATGAGCCCGCGGGTGCGGGAGGTCCCTGGGCCTGGGTGCTGGGCCGGTTGGGGGCGCGAATGCCGGTCAGGGGCAGCGTGCACCGGGTGGTGCCGCCGGAGATCGCGGTCGAATGGATCCTCCGGCTGATCGACGGGCGCGAACGTCCGGTGGAGGGGGCCTTGTTTGCTGCGGTGCAACTTGCCCGGCGAACCGGGGACCGGGCGCGGGATGTGGACGACGGGATCCGGGCAAGGGTCCTGGCGCTGCTGGAAGCGAACCAGGCGCCGCCGTCGTGGCGACGCCTGGTGGCGGAAGTGGCGGAGTTGGAGCGGGCGGACGCCGCGCGGGCGTTGGGCGATACCCTGCCGCTGGGGTTGGAGGCCTGA
- a CDS encoding Hsp70 family protein: MMRHVIGMDLGTTNGALAVRSPEAADGEGRVVAIPQLTAVGTVAARPLLPSFLYLPAKGEFPPGGLALPWDGEEREAVGELARRQGVGTPTRLVASAKSWLCHAGVDRTGPLLPWQAPPDVERVSPVAASARYLRHLVSAARHGGDVGGNWDEVEVVLTVPASFDAAARELTLQAAREAGLERVTLLEEPQAALYAWLERTGDGFRKVLRPGDTVLVVDVGGGTTDFSLMAATDREGVLELTRIAVGDHILLGGDNMDLALAHEVQRGLTAAGRKLDAWQFTSLTHGAREAKERLFAEAGLDRAPIAIPGRGSALMGATVKAELTREQLERTLIEGFFPAVPVDEGPQTARRSGLTQVGLPYAQDAGITRHLASFLTRQRRALEGAADTPVRVEGRRFVHPTAVLFNGGVFRAGVLKARLLEVLNGWLEADGGAPAKELEGADLDLAVARGAAYYGWVRQGNGIRIRGGTARAYYVGVESPMPAVPGYEPPVKALCVAPFGMEEGTRADVPPQAFALVVGEPTQFRFFASSVRREDRVGDLIEDAAGDETFEELAPIETRLPAEPGREGQLVPVHLRAAVTEVGTLELECLEDGGAGRWRFELNVRLKGDA; this comes from the coding sequence ATGATGCGACACGTGATCGGAATGGATCTGGGGACGACGAACGGCGCCCTGGCGGTCCGGTCGCCGGAAGCGGCGGACGGCGAAGGGCGGGTGGTGGCGATCCCGCAATTGACGGCGGTGGGGACGGTGGCGGCGAGGCCGCTGCTGCCGTCGTTCCTGTACCTGCCGGCGAAGGGGGAGTTTCCGCCCGGGGGGCTGGCCTTGCCCTGGGATGGGGAGGAACGGGAGGCGGTGGGAGAACTGGCGCGGCGGCAGGGGGTGGGGACGCCGACGCGGCTGGTGGCGTCGGCGAAGAGCTGGTTGTGTCATGCGGGGGTGGACCGAACCGGGCCGCTGCTGCCGTGGCAGGCGCCGCCGGATGTGGAGCGGGTGTCGCCGGTGGCGGCTTCGGCGCGTTACCTGCGCCACCTGGTGTCGGCGGCGCGGCATGGGGGCGATGTCGGTGGGAACTGGGACGAGGTGGAGGTGGTGCTGACCGTGCCGGCGTCGTTCGATGCGGCGGCCCGGGAACTGACGTTGCAGGCGGCCCGGGAAGCGGGGTTGGAGCGGGTGACGCTGCTCGAGGAACCGCAGGCGGCGTTGTACGCGTGGCTGGAGCGGACGGGGGATGGATTTCGGAAGGTGCTGCGCCCGGGAGACACGGTGCTGGTGGTGGACGTCGGGGGCGGGACGACGGACTTCTCGCTGATGGCGGCGACCGACCGGGAGGGGGTGCTGGAACTGACCCGGATCGCGGTGGGAGACCACATTCTGCTCGGGGGCGACAACATGGATCTGGCGCTGGCGCACGAGGTGCAGCGCGGGTTGACGGCGGCGGGGCGGAAGCTCGATGCGTGGCAGTTCACCTCGCTGACGCATGGAGCCCGGGAGGCAAAGGAGCGGCTGTTTGCGGAGGCAGGGCTTGATCGGGCGCCGATCGCCATTCCGGGGCGTGGGTCGGCGCTGATGGGGGCGACGGTGAAGGCCGAGCTGACGCGGGAGCAATTGGAGCGGACGCTGATCGAGGGTTTCTTTCCGGCGGTGCCGGTGGACGAGGGGCCGCAGACGGCACGGCGGAGCGGGTTGACACAGGTGGGCCTGCCCTACGCGCAGGACGCGGGGATCACCCGGCATCTGGCATCGTTTCTGACGCGTCAGCGGCGGGCGTTGGAGGGGGCGGCCGACACGCCGGTCCGGGTGGAGGGACGGCGATTCGTGCATCCGACCGCGGTGCTGTTCAATGGCGGGGTGTTCCGGGCAGGGGTGTTGAAGGCGCGGTTGCTGGAGGTGTTGAACGGGTGGCTGGAGGCCGACGGCGGGGCGCCGGCGAAGGAATTGGAAGGCGCCGACCTGGACCTCGCGGTGGCGCGGGGGGCCGCGTATTACGGATGGGTCCGGCAGGGGAACGGGATCCGGATCCGGGGCGGGACGGCGCGGGCGTACTACGTGGGGGTGGAGTCGCCGATGCCCGCGGTGCCGGGCTACGAGCCGCCGGTGAAGGCGTTGTGTGTGGCGCCGTTCGGGATGGAGGAAGGGACGCGGGCGGACGTGCCGCCGCAGGCGTTCGCCCTGGTGGTGGGGGAACCGACGCAATTCCGGTTCTTTGCATCGTCGGTGCGGCGTGAGGATCGGGTGGGGGATTTGATCGAGGATGCGGCGGGGGACGAGACATTCGAGGAACTGGCACCGATCGAGACGCGGCTGCCGGCGGAGCCGGGGCGGGAAGGACAGTTGGTGCCGGTGCATTTGCGGGCGGCGGTGACGGAGGTGGGCACGCTGGAGCTGGAGTGTCTGGAGGACGGAGGCGCCGGACGTTGGCGGTTCGAGTTGAACGTGCGCCTGAAGGGTGACGCGTGA
- a CDS encoding DUF2760 domain-containing protein, giving the protein MERSTSGDAGFWGRLGLAWKVLWDADWARRLLAPPVGGGEKEETPPPERVHAPALHLLAALQREGRLVDFLQQDVAGFGDEEVGAAARVVHSGCRKVLQQCLELGTAWPGAEGESVRVGPGFDAQRVRLTGEVSGGAPYSGVLRHHGWVATAVRFPEVNRALDPRVLAPAEVEVGAKG; this is encoded by the coding sequence ATGGAACGGAGCACGAGCGGGGATGCGGGTTTTTGGGGGCGGCTGGGACTGGCCTGGAAGGTGTTGTGGGATGCGGACTGGGCGCGTCGCTTGTTGGCGCCGCCGGTGGGAGGCGGGGAGAAGGAGGAGACGCCGCCGCCGGAACGGGTTCATGCGCCGGCACTGCATCTGCTGGCGGCATTGCAGCGGGAGGGGCGTCTGGTGGATTTCCTGCAGCAGGACGTGGCGGGGTTCGGGGACGAGGAGGTGGGGGCGGCGGCGCGGGTGGTCCACAGCGGGTGTCGGAAGGTCCTGCAGCAATGCCTCGAACTGGGAACGGCGTGGCCCGGGGCGGAGGGCGAGTCGGTGCGGGTGGGTCCCGGGTTCGACGCGCAGCGGGTCCGGTTGACGGGCGAGGTGTCGGGCGGGGCGCCGTATTCCGGGGTGCTGCGGCATCACGGCTGGGTGGCCACCGCGGTGCGGTTTCCGGAGGTGAACCGGGCGCTGGATCCGCGGGTGCTGGCGCCGGCGGAGGTTGAGGTGGGGGCAAAGGGGTGA